Proteins co-encoded in one Gouania willdenowi chromosome 1, fGouWil2.1, whole genome shotgun sequence genomic window:
- the LOC114462860 gene encoding collagen alpha-1(XVII) chain-like isoform X1, with amino-acid sequence MDEFTTVKTLSSGGDDGDNSRVIIKTEAMTRQTSQGKHFNGGGGASASHGCGSASRTLMASEGGASYSKGLGAVSSVMKSGYASSSSSSLAVTSANKDRKVTTSVTEPLSDVFDESSSSDSSPQYQRKDYVSSTTASSAIRGRSQSRESEIRTRLQSASPTACWTELDDVKRLLRGKHSSSSSPTTSPSNTLPIPRKVTLETRSPSESCTTDQFGSVWSGAVSGSYGYSTNNNLPSTSLYHSGVQNNLALGSPTVNGSLSVGGSAPFYGVQNNLSNSGVALISPTALNTPTGYGVQKNVSVLSSSTVRPSSSGNDEVSDLKLLTLEKDNVAVRKESERLVMSKDTGKTFMSAAPATIGSYAEDSLKREKQQLSSSTSAERGAEASSFRAATRDKATYAEVGKDQWTLGWCSCCRWWKWLLGLLLALLLLLGLLFGLIALGEEVKRLKSRVDALESGTSTAASARSSRLSSSSSSSSSPGINIIDPLNSDYVDRSSSSITRSENRLHLGAGAKDGVNGLGADAGALQRAVHQLVRAELQSGPVRDTLKGEQGDPGPKGDPGALGQKGDAGFPGLPGPPGQIGHPGLNGPRGPKGSAGETGAEGPMGQRGREGLMGPRGEAGPPGFGAKGEKGPHGDQGRPGPSGSTGPVGPKGATGEAGLPGFPGAPGLKGFPGDAGAPGEKGDRGTSGLPGSKGDAGERGPRGPAGEPGQTGPHGPPGAQGAKGIGGEAGQMGAPGARGPPGTSGDVGPPGVPGLQGPPGIAGNPGLPGDRGEPGSPGKVIMASGTDTVSIPGPPGPAGPPGPAGPPGLSGPIGPAGLPGQPGSKGEQGDKGDQGQPGEPSKGAPSDRVSAVAGLPGPPGLPGPPGAPGSKGPPGEFQQGPQGLPGPQGLLGPQGLPGPQGRRGSAGEPGVGVPGPPGPKGEPGSFVPTSETFFAGPPGSPGPQGPPGPQGTAGGEGPQGYQGEPGQPGLPGSPGDPGVGFPGQPGPRGPLGPPGPVGAPGPQGAPGYQGGPRPDRSFSPGPPGPPGPPGLPGRDGSGSGPADVGQYISEYIKNGGIRDYLVGPPGPPGRPGDPGTVGDQQVDDIANRVLAYIQASGSGSGRGNDGHPGRPGPPGPPGPPGSISASDIVNILQRPESGRGYDGRPGPPGPPGPPGSISASDIVNILKREDVRTYVVGPPGPPGPPGDQGFGGYSINMQDVADRVLSLMNGHHPNLAGPQGPPGVPGIPGPPGPAGSPGAPGYGNYAGPDIREYLRSLEFQGPPGPPGPPGPPGQIGHLVSYTDQIKINPVRAERQDYIKSDAMFGLPGPPGPPGPPGDKGEPGVAGDYTSMAMRVTDYIKSQGLLRDVGRRSEHVVQGPPGPPGLPGPPGHSRWVGSRENVVDVVEHIKSHGLLQDIMQNYNSRVFQGPPGPPGPPGYSRLLGSDGNVTDLLEYIKSHGLLRDAEHAVQGPPGPPGPPGAPGYSRLFGSHTNMTDIFEYLQTHGAFRGQKGDTGPKGERGEQGFPGPAGPRGPKGDSGDDSMMARKRRRRRDVGF; translated from the exons ATGGACGAGTTCACAACGGTGAAGACGCTGAGCTCAGGAGGAGACGATGGAGACAATAGcagag TGATCATCAAAACCGAGGCGATGACTCGACAAACGTCACAGG GCAAGCACTTCaatggagggggaggagcttcagccTCACATGGGTGCGGCTCCGCCTCCAGGACCCTGATGGCGTCAGAGGGCGGAGCCTCCTACAGCAAAGGCCTTGGCGCCGTGTCCTCGGTGATGAAGAGCGGCTAcgcctcatcctcctcttcctccctcgCTGTCACGTCCGCCAACAAAGACAGGAAGGTCACGACCTCTGTGACCGAACCGCTGTCGGACGTCTTTGACG aaagctcCAGTTCAGACTCCTCCCCCCAGTACCAACGCAAGGACTACG TCAGTTCAACCACAGCATCGTCCGCCATCAGAGGGCGGAGTCAGAGCAGAG AGAGTGAGATCAGAACCAGACTGCAGAGTGCGTCTCCAACGGCCTGct GGACAGAGCTGGACGACGTGAAGCGTCTCCTGAGAGGAAAACACTCTTCCAGCTCCAGCCCAACAACGTCCCCCAGCAACACGCTGCCCATCCCCAGAAAGGTCACCCTGGAGACCAGGAGCCCGTCAGAAAGCTGCACCACAG ATCAGTTTGGCAGCGTTTGGTCAGGAGCGGTGAGCGGTAGCTACGGCTACAGCACCAACAACAACCTGCCCAGCACCAGCCTCTACCACTCAG GCGTTCAGAACAACCTGGCTCTAGGATCTCCCACAGTGAACGGCAGCCTCTCCGTTGGCGGCTCAG CTCCGTTCTATGGTGTGCAGAACAACCTGTCCAATAGCGGCGTGGCGCTCATTTCTCCCACTGCCTTAAACACACCAACAG gttacGGTGTGCAGAAGAATGTGAGTGTGCTGAGCAGCTCCACAG tgaggcCAAGCAGCTCTGGTAACGATGAGGTCTCAGATCTGAAGTTATTGACGCTAGAGAAGGACAACGTTGCTGTGAGGAAGGAGAGTGAGAGGCTGGTGATGAGCAAAGACACTGGAAAGACCTTCATGTCTGCAGCTCCTGCTACCATcg gctcgTACGCTGAGGACTCGCTGAAGAGGGAGAAACAGCAGCTCTCATCGAGCACATCAGCAGAGCGAGGAGCTGAGG CCTCCAGCTTCAGAGCTGCCACCAGAGACAAAGCTACGTACGCAG AGGTGGGAAAAGACCAGTGGACCCTGGGCTGGTGTTCATGCTGCAGATGGTGGAAATGGCTGCTGGGCCTCCTGCTGgctctgctcctcctcctggGTCTGCTCTTTGGACTCATCGCTCTGG gTGAGGAGGTGAAGCGTCTGAAGAGTCGCGTCGACGCCTTAGAATCCGGCACCAGCACCGCAGCCTCAGCCCGGTCCAGCCGTctatcctcctcctcctcctcctcttcatcacctgGTATCAACATCATCGACCCGCTGAACTCGGACTACGTAGACCGAAGCTCCTCTTCCATCACCCGCTCTGAGAACAGGCTCCACCTGGGGGCGGGGGCAAAGGACGGGGTTAACGGGCTGGGAGCGGATGCCGGTGCCCTGCAGAGAGCCGTCCACCAGCTGGTCCGGGCCGAACTGCAGTCGGGTCCCGTGAGAG ACACTTTGAAAGGTGAACAAGGAGACCCGGGACCTAAAG GTGATCCAGGAGCTCTGGGACAGAAAG GGGATGCTGGATTCCCAGGACTACCAG GTCCTCCGGGACAGATTGGCCACCCAGGATTGAACGGACCACGAGGACCAAAGGGAAGTGCAG GGGAGACGGGTGCAGAGGGTCCAATGGGGCAGCGGGGCCGCGAGGGGCTTATGGGTCCCCGCGGTGAAGCCGGACCTCCTGGTTTTGGAGCAAAGGGAGAGAAAG GACCTCACGGAGACCAAGGACGTCCAGGTCCTTCTGGTTCCACTGGACCCGTTGGTCCCAAAG GTGCCACAGGAGAGGCGGGACTTCCTGGATTTCCTG GTGCGCCTGGTCTAAAGGGATTCCCAGGAGACGCTGGAGCTCCGGGAGAAAAAGGTGACAGAGGAACGTCCGGTCTGCCAGGATCCAAAGGAGATGCCGGAGAGAGAGGACCACGAGGACCAGCCG gtGAACCAGGTCAAACTGGACCACATGGACCTCCTGGAGCTCAGGGAGCTAAAGGGATTGGAG GTGAAGCAGGACAAATGGGAGCTCCTGGTGCAAGGGGACCACCTGGAACTTCTGGAGATGTTGGACCACCAG GTGTTCCTGGTCTACAAGGACCACCAG GCATTGCAGGGAATCCTGGATTACCTGGTGATAGAG GTGAACCAGGATCTCCTGGTAAAGTCATCATGGCCT CTGGCACAGACACTGTGTCCATTCCTGGACCTCCTGGACCTGCTGGACCTCCTGGTCCTGCTGGGCCTCCTGGTCTGTCTGGTCCCATTGGTCCCGCTGGTCTCCCAGGACAACCTG GTTCGAAGGGTGAGCAAGGAGACAAAGGAGATCAAGGACAACCCGGAGAGCCCAGCAAAGGCGCCCCATCAGATAGAGTCAGCGCTG TGGCTGGACTTCCTGGACCGCCAGGACTTCCGGGGCCCCCTGGAGCACCTGGTTCTAAGGGTCCTCCTG GTGAGTTTCAACAAGGACCACAAGGACTACCGGGGCCACAGGGACTACTGGGGCCACAGGGACTACCGGGGCCACAAGGACGACGAGGTTCTGCTGGAGAACCAG GCGTGGGAGTTCCTGGACCTCCAGGGCCAAAGGGAGAGCCTGGCAGCTTTGTTCCTACATCAG AGACCTTTTTTGCGGGACCACCAGGATCACCAGGGCCTCAAGGACCTCCTGGTCCACAAGGTACAGCAG GTGGAGAAGGACCTCAAGGATATCAAG GTGAACCAGGACAACCGGGTCTTCCAGGAAGTCCAGGAGATCCAGGAGTCG GTTTTCCAGGTCAGCCAGGACCAAGGGGACCTCTGGGTCCACCTGGTCCAGTGGGAGCACCTGGACCACAAG GAGCTCCTGGTTATCAAGGAGGACCCAGGCCAG ATCGTTCATTCAGTCCAGGGCCTCCTGGTCCACCTGGTCCACCTGGACTGCCTGGCAGGGATGGATCTGGATCTGGACCAGCAGATGTGGGCCAGTACATTTCAGAGTACATCAAGA ATGGAGGTATCAGAGATTATCTTGTAGGTCCTCCTGGACCTCCTGGTCGTCCGGGAGACCCTGGTACTGTAGGAGACCAGCAGGTGGATGACATTGCCAACAGAGTCTTGGCCTACATTCAGG cttcaggatcaggatcaggcaGAGGGAACGATGGACATCCTGGTCGTCCTGGTCCCCCTGGTCCCCCTGGTCCTCCTGGCTCCATCTCTGCCTCTGACATAGTCAACATATTACAAA GACCAGAATCAGGCAGAGGGTACGATGGACGTCCTGGTCCACCTGGTCCACCTGGTCCTCCTGGCTCCATCTCTGCCTCTGACATAGTCAACATATTAAAAA GGGAGGATGTGAGGACATATGTAGTTGGTCCTCCAGGACCACCAGGACCTCCTGGAGATCAAGGTTTTGGGGGTTACAGCATCAACATGCAAGACGTGGCGGATCGGGTCCTTAGTCTGATGAACG GCCACCATCCAAACCTAGCAGGTCCTCAGGGTCCTCCAGGGGTCCCAGGGATTCCTGGCCCTCCTGGGCCCGCAGGATCACCTGGAGCACCAGGATACGGCAACTACGCTGGCCCTGATATCCGTGAATACCTTCGAA GTTTGGAATTCCAAGGCCCCCCAGGACCCCCTGGCCCCCCAGGTCCCCCCGGTCAGATTGGCCACCTTGTTTCTTACACAGACCAGATAAAGATAAACCCCGTTCGAGCTGAACGACAGGACTACATCAAGAGTGATGCCATGTTTGGACTCCCTGGACCTCCTGGACCTCCAGGACCCCCAGGAGACAAGGGAGAGCCTGGTGTGGCTGGGGATTACACGAGCATGGCCATGAGAGTGACTGATTACATCAAAT CTCAGGGTCTTCTCCGTGACGTGGGGAGACGCTCTGAGCACGTGGTCCAGGGACCTCCGGGCCCCCCCGGACTTCCGGGACCACCGGGGCACAGCCGATGGGTCGGCTCCAGGGAGAACGTGGTGGATGTGGTGGAACACATCAAAT CTCATGGCCTCCTGCAGGACATCATGCAGAACTACAACAGTCGGGTTTTCCAAGGACCGCCAGGACCGCCTGGGCCCCCTGGGTACAGCCGGCTGCTTGGTTCCGATGGAAACGTAACGGATCTCCTTGAATACATCAAAT CTCATGGCCTCCTGCGTGATGCAGAGCACGCTGTCCAGGGTCCACCGGGACCCCCTGGTCCACCCGGTGCTCCGGGTTACAGCCGGCTGTTTGGGTCTCACACCAACATGACCGACATATTTGAATACCTTCAAA CACACGGAGCCTTCCGAGGACAGAAAGGAGACACTGGACCAAAGGGAGAGAGAG GTGAGCAAGGATTTCCTGGTCCCGCAGGACCCCGAGGACCCAAAGGAGATTCAG gagaTGACTCGATGATGGCtcgaaagagaagaagaagaagagacgtCGGGTTTTGA
- the LOC114462860 gene encoding collagen alpha-1(XVII) chain-like isoform X2, which produces MDEFTTVKTLSSGGDDGDNSRVIIKTEAMTRQTSQGKHFNGGGGASASHGCGSASRTLMASEGGASYSKGLGAVSSVMKSGYASSSSSSLAVTSANKDRKVTTSVTEPLSDVFDESSSSDSSPQYQRKDYVSSTTASSAIRGRSQSRESEIRTRLQSASPTACWTELDDVKRLLRGKHSSSSSPTTSPSNTLPIPRKVTLETRSPSESCTTDQFGSVWSGAVSGSYGYSTNNNLPSTSLYHSGVQNNLALGSPTVNGSLSVGGSAPFYGVQNNLSNSGVALISPTALNTPTGYGVQKNVSVLSSSTVRPSSSGNDEVSDLKLLTLEKDNVAVRKESERLVMSKDTGKTFMSAAPATIGSYAEDSLKREKQQLSSSTSAERGAEASSFRAATRDKATYAEVGKDQWTLGWCSCCRWWKWLLGLLLALLLLLGLLFGLIALGEEVKRLKSRVDALESGTSTAASARSSRLSSSSSSSSSPGINIIDPLNSDYVDRSSSSITRSENRLHLGAGAKDGVNGLGADAGALQRAVHQLVRAELQSGPVRDTLKGEQGDPGPKGDPGALGQKGDAGFPGLPGPPGQIGHPGLNGPRGPKGSAGETGAEGPMGQRGREGLMGPRGEAGPPGFGAKGEKGPHGDQGRPGPSGSTGPVGPKGATGEAGLPGFPGAPGLKGFPGDAGAPGEKGDRGTSGLPGSKGDAGERGPRGPAGEPGQTGPHGPPGAQGAKGIGGEAGQMGAPGARGPPGTSGDVGPPGVPGLQGPPGIAGNPGLPGDRGEPGSPGKVIMASGTDTVSIPGPPGPAGPPGPAGPPGLSGPIGPAGLPGQPGSKGEQGDKGDQGQPGEPSKGAPSDRVSAVAGLPGPPGLPGPPGAPGSKGPPGEFQQGPQGLPGPQGLLGPQGLPGPQGRRGSAGEPGVGVPGPPGPKGEPGSFVPTSETFFAGPPGSPGPQGPPGPQGGEGPQGYQGEPGQPGLPGSPGDPGVGFPGQPGPRGPLGPPGPVGAPGPQGAPGYQGGPRPDRSFSPGPPGPPGPPGLPGRDGSGSGPADVGQYISEYIKNGGIRDYLVGPPGPPGRPGDPGTVGDQQVDDIANRVLAYIQASGSGSGRGNDGHPGRPGPPGPPGPPGSISASDIVNILQRPESGRGYDGRPGPPGPPGPPGSISASDIVNILKREDVRTYVVGPPGPPGPPGDQGFGGYSINMQDVADRVLSLMNGHHPNLAGPQGPPGVPGIPGPPGPAGSPGAPGYGNYAGPDIREYLRSLEFQGPPGPPGPPGPPGQIGHLVSYTDQIKINPVRAERQDYIKSDAMFGLPGPPGPPGPPGDKGEPGVAGDYTSMAMRVTDYIKSQGLLRDVGRRSEHVVQGPPGPPGLPGPPGHSRWVGSRENVVDVVEHIKSHGLLQDIMQNYNSRVFQGPPGPPGPPGYSRLLGSDGNVTDLLEYIKSHGLLRDAEHAVQGPPGPPGPPGAPGYSRLFGSHTNMTDIFEYLQTHGAFRGQKGDTGPKGERGEQGFPGPAGPRGPKGDSGDDSMMARKRRRRRDVGF; this is translated from the exons ATGGACGAGTTCACAACGGTGAAGACGCTGAGCTCAGGAGGAGACGATGGAGACAATAGcagag TGATCATCAAAACCGAGGCGATGACTCGACAAACGTCACAGG GCAAGCACTTCaatggagggggaggagcttcagccTCACATGGGTGCGGCTCCGCCTCCAGGACCCTGATGGCGTCAGAGGGCGGAGCCTCCTACAGCAAAGGCCTTGGCGCCGTGTCCTCGGTGATGAAGAGCGGCTAcgcctcatcctcctcttcctccctcgCTGTCACGTCCGCCAACAAAGACAGGAAGGTCACGACCTCTGTGACCGAACCGCTGTCGGACGTCTTTGACG aaagctcCAGTTCAGACTCCTCCCCCCAGTACCAACGCAAGGACTACG TCAGTTCAACCACAGCATCGTCCGCCATCAGAGGGCGGAGTCAGAGCAGAG AGAGTGAGATCAGAACCAGACTGCAGAGTGCGTCTCCAACGGCCTGct GGACAGAGCTGGACGACGTGAAGCGTCTCCTGAGAGGAAAACACTCTTCCAGCTCCAGCCCAACAACGTCCCCCAGCAACACGCTGCCCATCCCCAGAAAGGTCACCCTGGAGACCAGGAGCCCGTCAGAAAGCTGCACCACAG ATCAGTTTGGCAGCGTTTGGTCAGGAGCGGTGAGCGGTAGCTACGGCTACAGCACCAACAACAACCTGCCCAGCACCAGCCTCTACCACTCAG GCGTTCAGAACAACCTGGCTCTAGGATCTCCCACAGTGAACGGCAGCCTCTCCGTTGGCGGCTCAG CTCCGTTCTATGGTGTGCAGAACAACCTGTCCAATAGCGGCGTGGCGCTCATTTCTCCCACTGCCTTAAACACACCAACAG gttacGGTGTGCAGAAGAATGTGAGTGTGCTGAGCAGCTCCACAG tgaggcCAAGCAGCTCTGGTAACGATGAGGTCTCAGATCTGAAGTTATTGACGCTAGAGAAGGACAACGTTGCTGTGAGGAAGGAGAGTGAGAGGCTGGTGATGAGCAAAGACACTGGAAAGACCTTCATGTCTGCAGCTCCTGCTACCATcg gctcgTACGCTGAGGACTCGCTGAAGAGGGAGAAACAGCAGCTCTCATCGAGCACATCAGCAGAGCGAGGAGCTGAGG CCTCCAGCTTCAGAGCTGCCACCAGAGACAAAGCTACGTACGCAG AGGTGGGAAAAGACCAGTGGACCCTGGGCTGGTGTTCATGCTGCAGATGGTGGAAATGGCTGCTGGGCCTCCTGCTGgctctgctcctcctcctggGTCTGCTCTTTGGACTCATCGCTCTGG gTGAGGAGGTGAAGCGTCTGAAGAGTCGCGTCGACGCCTTAGAATCCGGCACCAGCACCGCAGCCTCAGCCCGGTCCAGCCGTctatcctcctcctcctcctcctcttcatcacctgGTATCAACATCATCGACCCGCTGAACTCGGACTACGTAGACCGAAGCTCCTCTTCCATCACCCGCTCTGAGAACAGGCTCCACCTGGGGGCGGGGGCAAAGGACGGGGTTAACGGGCTGGGAGCGGATGCCGGTGCCCTGCAGAGAGCCGTCCACCAGCTGGTCCGGGCCGAACTGCAGTCGGGTCCCGTGAGAG ACACTTTGAAAGGTGAACAAGGAGACCCGGGACCTAAAG GTGATCCAGGAGCTCTGGGACAGAAAG GGGATGCTGGATTCCCAGGACTACCAG GTCCTCCGGGACAGATTGGCCACCCAGGATTGAACGGACCACGAGGACCAAAGGGAAGTGCAG GGGAGACGGGTGCAGAGGGTCCAATGGGGCAGCGGGGCCGCGAGGGGCTTATGGGTCCCCGCGGTGAAGCCGGACCTCCTGGTTTTGGAGCAAAGGGAGAGAAAG GACCTCACGGAGACCAAGGACGTCCAGGTCCTTCTGGTTCCACTGGACCCGTTGGTCCCAAAG GTGCCACAGGAGAGGCGGGACTTCCTGGATTTCCTG GTGCGCCTGGTCTAAAGGGATTCCCAGGAGACGCTGGAGCTCCGGGAGAAAAAGGTGACAGAGGAACGTCCGGTCTGCCAGGATCCAAAGGAGATGCCGGAGAGAGAGGACCACGAGGACCAGCCG gtGAACCAGGTCAAACTGGACCACATGGACCTCCTGGAGCTCAGGGAGCTAAAGGGATTGGAG GTGAAGCAGGACAAATGGGAGCTCCTGGTGCAAGGGGACCACCTGGAACTTCTGGAGATGTTGGACCACCAG GTGTTCCTGGTCTACAAGGACCACCAG GCATTGCAGGGAATCCTGGATTACCTGGTGATAGAG GTGAACCAGGATCTCCTGGTAAAGTCATCATGGCCT CTGGCACAGACACTGTGTCCATTCCTGGACCTCCTGGACCTGCTGGACCTCCTGGTCCTGCTGGGCCTCCTGGTCTGTCTGGTCCCATTGGTCCCGCTGGTCTCCCAGGACAACCTG GTTCGAAGGGTGAGCAAGGAGACAAAGGAGATCAAGGACAACCCGGAGAGCCCAGCAAAGGCGCCCCATCAGATAGAGTCAGCGCTG TGGCTGGACTTCCTGGACCGCCAGGACTTCCGGGGCCCCCTGGAGCACCTGGTTCTAAGGGTCCTCCTG GTGAGTTTCAACAAGGACCACAAGGACTACCGGGGCCACAGGGACTACTGGGGCCACAGGGACTACCGGGGCCACAAGGACGACGAGGTTCTGCTGGAGAACCAG GCGTGGGAGTTCCTGGACCTCCAGGGCCAAAGGGAGAGCCTGGCAGCTTTGTTCCTACATCAG AGACCTTTTTTGCGGGACCACCAGGATCACCAGGGCCTCAAGGACCTCCTGGTCCACAAG GTGGAGAAGGACCTCAAGGATATCAAG GTGAACCAGGACAACCGGGTCTTCCAGGAAGTCCAGGAGATCCAGGAGTCG GTTTTCCAGGTCAGCCAGGACCAAGGGGACCTCTGGGTCCACCTGGTCCAGTGGGAGCACCTGGACCACAAG GAGCTCCTGGTTATCAAGGAGGACCCAGGCCAG ATCGTTCATTCAGTCCAGGGCCTCCTGGTCCACCTGGTCCACCTGGACTGCCTGGCAGGGATGGATCTGGATCTGGACCAGCAGATGTGGGCCAGTACATTTCAGAGTACATCAAGA ATGGAGGTATCAGAGATTATCTTGTAGGTCCTCCTGGACCTCCTGGTCGTCCGGGAGACCCTGGTACTGTAGGAGACCAGCAGGTGGATGACATTGCCAACAGAGTCTTGGCCTACATTCAGG cttcaggatcaggatcaggcaGAGGGAACGATGGACATCCTGGTCGTCCTGGTCCCCCTGGTCCCCCTGGTCCTCCTGGCTCCATCTCTGCCTCTGACATAGTCAACATATTACAAA GACCAGAATCAGGCAGAGGGTACGATGGACGTCCTGGTCCACCTGGTCCACCTGGTCCTCCTGGCTCCATCTCTGCCTCTGACATAGTCAACATATTAAAAA GGGAGGATGTGAGGACATATGTAGTTGGTCCTCCAGGACCACCAGGACCTCCTGGAGATCAAGGTTTTGGGGGTTACAGCATCAACATGCAAGACGTGGCGGATCGGGTCCTTAGTCTGATGAACG GCCACCATCCAAACCTAGCAGGTCCTCAGGGTCCTCCAGGGGTCCCAGGGATTCCTGGCCCTCCTGGGCCCGCAGGATCACCTGGAGCACCAGGATACGGCAACTACGCTGGCCCTGATATCCGTGAATACCTTCGAA GTTTGGAATTCCAAGGCCCCCCAGGACCCCCTGGCCCCCCAGGTCCCCCCGGTCAGATTGGCCACCTTGTTTCTTACACAGACCAGATAAAGATAAACCCCGTTCGAGCTGAACGACAGGACTACATCAAGAGTGATGCCATGTTTGGACTCCCTGGACCTCCTGGACCTCCAGGACCCCCAGGAGACAAGGGAGAGCCTGGTGTGGCTGGGGATTACACGAGCATGGCCATGAGAGTGACTGATTACATCAAAT CTCAGGGTCTTCTCCGTGACGTGGGGAGACGCTCTGAGCACGTGGTCCAGGGACCTCCGGGCCCCCCCGGACTTCCGGGACCACCGGGGCACAGCCGATGGGTCGGCTCCAGGGAGAACGTGGTGGATGTGGTGGAACACATCAAAT CTCATGGCCTCCTGCAGGACATCATGCAGAACTACAACAGTCGGGTTTTCCAAGGACCGCCAGGACCGCCTGGGCCCCCTGGGTACAGCCGGCTGCTTGGTTCCGATGGAAACGTAACGGATCTCCTTGAATACATCAAAT CTCATGGCCTCCTGCGTGATGCAGAGCACGCTGTCCAGGGTCCACCGGGACCCCCTGGTCCACCCGGTGCTCCGGGTTACAGCCGGCTGTTTGGGTCTCACACCAACATGACCGACATATTTGAATACCTTCAAA CACACGGAGCCTTCCGAGGACAGAAAGGAGACACTGGACCAAAGGGAGAGAGAG GTGAGCAAGGATTTCCTGGTCCCGCAGGACCCCGAGGACCCAAAGGAGATTCAG gagaTGACTCGATGATGGCtcgaaagagaagaagaagaagagacgtCGGGTTTTGA